The Candidatus Acidiferrales bacterium region GGTTCGTCTTCTGTAATTACATTTGTTTCGTCGCTTGGGGTATATATCGTTGTCATCAATCTAATCGCAATTTTTTTTGGCAATACCATAAGGTACTTATACCCTGGGTTACAGCCAACTCTTACGTTCTGGGGTGTTAGAGTAACTCAAATGCAGGTTATCGAGTTCATTGTATCAATAATTAGTATCATCGGATTTTTCATACTCTTAGAAAAAAGTTCTCTTGGCCGTAAGATAAGAGCTGTTTCGGATAATTCAACTTTGGCAAACGTGTTAGGTATCAGCGCAAAAAGAATTAGAGTTCAAGTATTTTTGGTTGGGTCGCTCCTTGCTTCCATAGCATCACTCCTAATAGCATTTGACGTCGGCGTTACTCCCTTTGTTGGAATGTCTGCAGTCCTGACCGCTGCCGTAGCTGTCATTATAGGTGGAGTTAATTCTTATCGTGGTTCAGTCGTGGGGGCAATTCTTCTTGGATTATCTCAAAATGTAGTAATATGGTTTCTTTCCGATCAATGGAAAGATGCTGTAACTTTTTTAATTCTTGTAATTGTTCTTGTATGTAGACGACAAGGCCTTTTATCCGCTAAGATGAGATTGGAAGAGAAATGAGTTACATGCTGTACATAGTAATCCTGATAGAGATATATACTGTTCTATCACTTTCGCTAAACGTTGTTGTTGGCTACGCTGGTCTTGTGACTTTAGCTCAGGCCGCTCTATATGGTGTTGGTGCATATGTCGCAACCTTATTAATGGTCAACCTGCATTGGGGATTTCTACCGGCTTTACTGCTTGCCGTAGTCGGTACGGTTTTATCGAGCTTTTTAATAACCGCAGCATCTATGAGATTCAAGGGAGATTATTTTATTCTTGCCGCATTAGCGTTTCAGGTAATCGTTTATTCAGTCATAAACAATTGGGTAACGGTCACCAAAGGTCCCTTCGGCATCGCAGGAATTCCTAAACCTGATCTCTTTGGAATACATTTAGATTCGCTATTAACGTTCTCATTGTTCGGGTTGGTCATAACAGTGATGGTTGGCGGCTTAATCTATATGGTGCTACACTCGGCATTCGGCCGTACACTACAGGCCATCCGTGACGATGAAATTGCCGCGACAACGTTAGGAAAAAAGGCCAGCTCATTTAAAATACGTAGCATCGCTATTTCGGCTGGGTGTGCTGCGGTGGCTGGAACTCTTTATGCAACCTTCATAACCTATATAGACCCATCAACTTTTACCACAGATGATTCTTTGCTTTTGCTTTGCATGGTTTTATTAGGTGGAACAGGAAACTTTAAGGGCCCCATTGTGGGCGCCGTCATTTTGGTTTTATTACCCGAGGCACTGCGATTATTGGCAATTCCCGACTCAGTTTCAGCAAATTTGCGAATGATAATCTATGGCATTGCCTTAATTGTTATGATGCTTGTTCGTCCCCAGGGGATTGCCGGAAAATACAAATTTGAATCCTAATATGGCAAGCAATTTTTTGTTAGAAACAGTATCTCTTTCCAAATCCTTTGATGGCGTGAAAGCCGTGGATTCGGTATCTATTCAAATTCCGGAACGAACTATAACCACCATTATTGGTCCAAACGGTGCCGGTAAAACCACTCTGTTTAATATCATTTCGGGACTTATAGTTGAAGACTCCGGTGTAGTTCGTTACAAAGATAAATCTCTTAATGATACACCGGCTTGGAATCGATCTGCGGCTGGCATTGGCAGATTGTGGCAGGATGTTAGGTTATTTAAGAATATGACAGCCATGGAAAATCTCCTCGTTGCAGGAAGAAAGCAAGCAGGAGAAAAGATCTTGGACTTGTTCTTTCAGCCGCATAAAGTTGGAGCTATTGAGAAGGAGAATAGACAGCAGGCACTCGAGATTTTAGAATTGTTTGGACTCGCAGAAAAACGGAATACTATCAGCGAGGACTTGTCGTATGGACAGCAAAAGCTGATTGCTCTTGGGAGACTTCTTATGAATAATTCGGATCTGCTGTTACTTGACGAACCAACTGCCGGTGTTAATCCAGTCATTATTGAGAAACTTTTGGAGCATATACTCAATCTTGTGAAAAATGGGAAAACAGTCCTTATGATCGAACACGATGTCCCTAAAGCAATGGCTATCTCAGATATGATCTATGTAATGGATAACGGAAGAATCGCTCTTTCTGGTTCACCTTCTGAGATTTTATCAAACACCCAACTTAAAGAAATATATGTAGGAGTATGAAGACTGAAGTGTTAACTCGTCGAGCATATCTTAAGATCGAAGACATCAGTGTTCGATACTATAAAAAGGATATTTTATCTGAAGTATCTCTTGAGGTAATGCCCGGGGAGATAGTTGCAATAATTGGAGCGAACGGTGCAGGGAAATCAACCCTTTTAAAAGCAATCTCAGGTGTAGTACCACCCCATAAGGGGAAAATTATTGTAGAAGGAAGAAATGTTACTGGTATGGAAACTACGTTGTTATTTAACCTCGGTATCAGTTCCTTGCTACAGGGCAATAATACATTTCCAAGCCTGACAGTCTTGGAACACCTTCTTCTGATTAATAAGACAAAAAGCAAGATTGACAATAAGAATGATTCAGATAGTATGAATGAAGTTTGGAGCATATTTCCCGAGCTGTACGAAGTGAGAAACAAAAGAGCAGGACTCCTCAGCGGAGGTGAAAGGCAGAAACTATCAATAGCCACGATGCTGGTGCAGGATGCAAAGATGTGGCTGCTTGATGAACCATCAGGTGGCCTTGCCCCACAAGCTGTTAAGAACGTCATGAATATAATCAGACGGCTTAGCACGGAAAGGGGGATAGCGGTATTGTTGGCAGAGCAGAACTTACGAGAAGCGTTAAAGATTGCTGACCATGCTTATGTGCTTAAAGGTGGCAAAGTGTTTCATGAGGAAAACCCTTCTGAAATATTGAACAATGGAAAGATGGAAGAGATATTCTTTAAGTAGCAGTAGAAGGTGGTGCCATGAAATGACAAATTTGCTATAATTTCAAAAAAGGTCGTTAATCACGAGATAAATGGAGAAAAAAATGAAAAGAAAATTTTGGATAGCGGCAACAGCTGTAATAATCATAGGGTTGATAATAGCTGCCGTCACTACCTTGGTACAAAGAAAACCCAATGATGTAAAATTTGGCGCTATTCTTTCTCTCACAGGGGATGCTGCTTCCTACGGCACCATGATGAAAAATGGGATGGAAATTGCTCAGGATGAGGTAAATACTTCTGGAGGTATAAATGGGAAAAAGCTCGATATGATTTATGAGGACTCCCAATTCGATCCAACCGATGCTGCTTCTGCCGCTCAGAAGCTTATCAATGTTGATCATGTGCAGGTAATTACAGGAATTACCGGCAGCAAAAATGCTCTGGCAGTTGCTCCTATCGCAAATGCGAATAAGGTTGTGATTGTCGATGCCTTATCGTCCGCGGCTGAGTTGACTACAAAGGGTGGAAAGTATTATTTCCGTATAATGCCTTCAGATGACTTCAGCGGAATGTACGTTGCGCAATGGGCCATCAGCAATGCATGGAAGAACGGCGTGATTCTGTACGCAGACGACGATTGGGGGAAAGGAATCGAAAATTCCGCGGCCTCAAAGTTTGAGTCCCTCGGTGGAAAGATTGCTCTATCAGAACCGGTGGAAACTGGCACAAATGATTTCAGAACGGTGGTGACAAAAGTGGCTATGGCAAAACCAGATGTAGTGTTCCTCTTTGCTTATGCACCTGAAGCAGCTATCTTCGTAAAGCAAATGAGAGAATTCAACGTTAAGACTCACTACATCGGAAGCGATAACCTTAGCGCGGGTGAATTTGCCAAAGTTGGTGCTGATGTGGTGGATGGCGTAATGTTTGATCTTCCAGCCGAAGGCTCAGGTCCAGCATACGATAGTTTCCGTAGTGCTTATAAGGCTAAGTTTGGGGAGTATCCAAGTGTAAATTCCATAAAAGCGTATGATGTTGTTAAACTTGCTGCCTTTGTTGTTTCCAAGGTAGGATACGACGGAGTGAAGATACAAGAATTCCTCGCAGATAGTCTTGCCAATGATAATTACCATGGAGCTTCTGGGAAGATTGTTTTTGACCAGAACGGCGATATCGAGAATCCACAGTATGACAAAATGATATATGAGAACGGGCAATACGTAAAAATGAGTACGGAGAAGTGAGTGGACAAGACTAATATCACGATAAGAGATGTAATTTCAGCGCGAAAGTTTCTAGAACAGTACGATGTAAAAACTCCATTACGTTTCAATACGATCCTCTCTCAAGAGACTGGAGCAGAGATCTATATAAAGCATGAAAACTTTAATCTTTCGGGTGCGTTCAAGATCAGAGCAGCGCTGTATTATGTTGGTACGCTTCCAGAAGTTGATCGCAAGAAGGGCCTCATTGCGGTCACGCGGGGCAATCATGGCGCAGCCCTGGCCATTGCTGGAAAGAGATTTTGCACTAGTGTAACGGTGGTCGTTCCCGTAGGAAATTCTATAGGCAAAAACAGACTTATAAAATCTTATGGCGCTGAACTTGTGGAATATGGCAAGGATTATGATGAAGCAAAAGAGCACTGCGAGAAACTTGCAGCAGAAACCGGAAAGGTTTATGTCCACACTGCAAACATCCCAGGAATAATAGCCGCTGCCGGCACATGCGCATACGAAGTCTTTGAGGAGCTTTCCGATCCTGATGTCTTAATTGTTCCGATCGGCAGCGGAGGGCTTATTTCAGGTACCGCGATTGTAAGAAATGCCATTAACCCGAGCACAAAAATTATCGGAGTACAAGCCGAGAAGGCGAACGCCGTTTATAGGTCATTGAAGGAAGGGAGAACCATCCAGCTTGAATCATGCGACACCATAGCTGATGGGCTAGCGACTCGTTCCGTATTCGAACTTCCCTTCTCCATAATCAAAAGCAACGTTAACGAAGTCGTCACTGTATCCGAAGAAGAAATTAAAGCAGCCATCTGTCGCGGTATCGAGTCAACCCATTCGTTGATCGAAGGGGCTTCGGCGTCAACCATAGCTGCCTTGGGAAAGGTTTCATCATATCTTAAAGGAATGAAGGTTGTGCTCTTTATTACCGGTGCAAATATCGACAAAGAGATTTTATCCGCTGCGGTTAATGCGTAATAGGGGTATGAGAGGAGAGTAAGATGCTAAAGCTAATGATGAATCCCAATTTACGGATTGAAGAAAAGCTTGAGCCAAGATTTGAGATTTTATTCCAAAATAGAATAGACTACAAAGATGAGCCGTCGAAATTAGATGCTGCCCAAAATACCGCAAACGAACTCGCGCTTTACCATGAAAGTAAGAGGACAGTCCAGAAACTTTTTCAAAAAAGTAAGGAACCGCTCCTAGTTGTCGATTTCTGCGCCGGCACAGGATTGTTCTCTGAACACATCCTGGAGGTGGCAAATGTTGGTAAGGTCGTTTGCGTGGACACAGACGATCAGTTCCTTGATGCTTCACGCCAAAGGCTTACAAAACATGCAAACATTGAATTCGAGTTTCGTAATGAAGATGCCACAACTTTTAGATATCCTGAGAAGGTGGATCTCATCTTGATGGGATCGGCGTACCACCATGTACTTAACGAAGAGAAGGTACAGTTTTTGAAGAACGCTAAGGAACTATTAAAGCCAGATGGCCATATCCTGGTGAATGAAAATTTTTTACCACCATATTCCAATTCGTTAGAATCGTACCGGGAGGCGGTATACCTTTTCTATTCAGAGCTTATAAAATATCTCGAGAAAATGGGAACGCCGGATAATGCCGTTGACATAATTAGACAGGTGGCATGGTACGGATACCAGTATGATTATGAGTATAAGGTGTCGTACAATGTGTTCCATGACCATGTTAAGAAGGCTGGATTGAAAATATCTCGCAAGATTAGGGTTTGGCCTCATAAATACCCTAATGCTTTTCCTAGCGATAATGTTGGAAGTTTCGTTGTAGTGGTTGGTATGCACGAAAGAGTCCACCGTGAATTATAAACAAGTACTAGTAGATCATATTGTAGCGCAGACGGTTGCTACTGTCATTTCTTCCGAGCGGTTCTTCGCTATTGCAGAATCGCCATATAGTGCTCTTCCTGATCTTTACGATGACTTATTTGAAAGAGGGTTGGTGGACCTGATAGATAAACCAAATGGTCAGACGGAACTAAATCGTCTCAACCGTTCGTATTACGATTTACTCGCAAGAATACTAACGTACCATCTGGCTCCGCTTGGCATCCACCTGGTAGCCATACCATGGAAAGGAGAGTACCTTCATTCTTACCGTAGGTATTTTTCTCCCGAAAAGGGTGTGAGCAAGGTTTTTTCCGATTTCATTAAAGACTGGTGTGATAAGTGTAGTACTCGGAGGGGACACGTTAATGTTGGTGGCAGGCAAGTCCCACCAAGATTAATTGGCACAAGTGTCAGAAAGTTAACAATTAAAATCACTAAAAAGGATCCTACTTCATTAGCTACTGCATTTACTAAAGAGAAAGTGGACTTGGAATTGTTCGTTTTCAAAAGGGCAGACGAAGATGTTTCTGTGATCAAAACCATTTGCGAAAATGTTTTTGAAAGGGTTGAATTTATACGAAATAAATTTTCAATACTCTGGCAATGGATTGTGGTTCACGAGGGAACAAAGCATTACGATGAGGTGGTTGAGGGGAGACCGGAGAATTACCTCATAGATCGCTTGCTGTGTTTAGTCTTGGCGACGGTTTCAAAACATGAATCTCTTAATGAATACGATCTTACCCATCCGTATTTCCAAGAAATCTTTTATGATCCTGGTAAGAAAAGATTCTGGACAAGATACCGGCTAGCTTATCACCAGATCAAAGGATTGGTTGAAGAAGGGAAATTGAAGCCCGATGAGGTTGCTCTATTAAGTGTGAAATCGTACCCGACGACCTCTTACACACCAGCTGTTATCTATGCAGGTTTAGGCGGACCAATAGGTGAATGGACTGAAGAATCATTCGGTGAAGACTATCCGACAGATCTTTTGAAAGTCGAAAGTAAACTCTGGGATAAAACGGACTACAAGGGTTATCTCTTACCACTTTCAGAATTTGGAGAAAATAGATTTGCTGTCACATTAAGACTTTTGCATTTGTGGAAACCGGAGCGAATCGACTTTGCAATAGCGGAAGAAGCATTAAAGTTGGTTGCAAAAGACTACAAGTCAATGTTTTTTGACCTTGAAAGAAGAGATGTTGAGCAGGCGTTGCAGGAAAACCCTGATAAAGATATGAGCAGCGCGTTCACAGTACTTGAGCGGCTTATGCACGAAGAAGATTCTCCGGCCAGCATCAAGGAAAGAGCCACCGTTAAAGGCATTGAGACCTTTACCGATAGGCAACGCAATCTTAACATGCAACGTTTGAACAGCGCGCGTAGAGCAGCAATCTCTCAGGTCATGGCTCGCAACATGTCTCACAATATAGGCTCTCACGTCTTGGCGAATCTGATCAAAAAGGAACAAATTGAAAACATCGACAAGGTTAATATCTTTGATGAACAATGCAACAGTTTTCAACAAATCAACAAAAAGGAGCTTTCCACCGAAGGGAAAATTGACAAAGATAAAGCGATCTCGTTCTTCAACGTCTATCTAAAAACAAGAATGGATTACCTTGCTGATATTGCCACAAGTGTCCCAACCCTTTTAGTGAACAAGTCGATGTATAAGGAAATCCTGTCTGGTTTCGACAGAAACCGTCTTCTATTGAATTATATCAGTGGGATCAACCAGTTTGCTTATAGGATTACTTTGTGGGATTATCGACAGGGTCAACAACTTGAGATAAAAGATAACGGTCTGTACCCGCCAAAAGAAGACCTGCTCGTTGCGATACCCAACGATGTTTTGGGTTGTCATGCATTCTATGTGATTTTGGAAAATCTCATTCGTAATACCGCTAAGCATGGCGGAAAACCAGATGACAGTAGTGAGGTAGAATTCAAAATTGAGTTTAGAAATTGTGAGGCCGATAGTTCCTTGTATGAAGTCCTGATCCATGACAACTGTAAAATTACTGCCGATTCAGCACTTGATCGAAAAGAGTTAGAGGCATGGTCAAAAGAATGCAATGAAAAGGATGCTGGAAGTAGTGTGGACTTGGACACACCCATAGGTCGGCTTGTTTATAAACTTAACAAAAGATTAAACGACGGCGTACTAGATCGGGGGACTCTTAGGCAAGGTGCCTGGGGATTAATTGAAATGCAGGTCTCTGCCGCGTACCTTCGACAGATTGCACCTGAAGAGGTGGATGAAAGAGAATTCCATGTTGACGTGTGCTCGAATAATTGTCAACCCAATGCAAGCCAGATCAATATAATTAAAGCCGTAAATGTAAACGGATGTCTAGGGTATCGTATTCATCTAATGAAGCCATCAAACTACCTAATCGTTGGAGATTTTGGGATTGATCAAGACCGCAGGAAAAAGTTAGCGGAGGAAGGGATTTGTGTGTTGTCAAGCAACGAATTTGATCCAGAAAAATCGGTGTACCCGCATCCCTTTCTACTCTATGTGGATAATGACAACCTAGGAGCCAAGATCGAGGATAATAGAAGCGCTCTGCCATACCGCGTAATGCCCATTGATTCAAAACTTAAAAAGGTGGTAGAGATCATTAGAGACCGGAAAGGAAATTTTTTAGGATTGGTAGATGAAATAGTATGGCCTCAATGGGCAAAGTCATTTCTCAAGAAACACGACATTGCGAAACTCATATGCTCTCCTCTAAATGATGGAGAAAATAAATTTCAATTTTCTACTGGTGAATCGAGTGGAAAAGATATAGACGCAGCATTTCCTCCACATGGTGAAAAGTGGAGTGATTTAGAAAAAAATTGTCAGTATGTTGAACCATTATCTTCCAGAGTGAAGACCTCTTTGCCTAATTTTGATTTTGATAATGGCACTTTGGTATTTAGACGTGTTAAGGACGAATCGGTCAAAAGTAAAATCGCAGAGTTTGTCGCGATGAAGATTGCTATAATAGATGAACGCATCCAGAAGGCATTGGATTACGAATACAAACCCAAAAATCAAGAACCTATAAAATTTGGTTCTATATATGAGAAAACGAATCGGATTGTACCTTCTGCAAATGAGTTTGATTTGAACCAGTTTGATTTCACCCAAAAACGTAACGATGAAGATCTAACCGTTAAAGAGAAAATTGAAAGATGGCTTGCCACAAATCTTAAATCGCTAGATGTACTTATTATACATCTTGGCATTATAGAGAAGATACTAAAGGGTGCTGATACAAACGACACAGCGATAGAACGGTATTTAAATGACAGAGTAAAATGCCACAATGAGAACCTTCTTATCGTTATAACTTCAGGCAGAGGGCAACCTCATAATCTTCCTAAAGAAGAACGTTTTGTCAACGTCTCATCGGTGACCGAATGTTTGGTGGATGATTTATCTAAGTACAAGCTGACTAATCTTGTGCTTGCAGCAAGAAAGCTGAGGAGCTGAGAGTATGGGAACAGCCATGGTTTTAATCGTGACAAATACACAGAAATTGGAGGATGCAAACATTAATGAGGAATCTCAGATTGCACTTGGCTTAATATCCAACAATGATGATATCTTAAAGCAAAATAGTCCACTCGGGTACGAGGCGTCGCTTGGTAAGTTTGTTTCCCTTAAAAACACGCACGATATTATTCTTGTCCATGAGAACATGGCACAGCAACAGATTATAGCGCACAGCGTTTTTAAATCCCTTCTCGAAAATGCGGACCCTTTGGTAGGTGTCGTTCATTTCGCAGCCCAAGACATGAGTACTTTTATTGAGAGTAAACTTCGACAGGGAAAGAGAACAGACTTGCAGCTTGTTCATCATGGTTCGGATAGCCTGCCGACACAACTTTTCAATGTGCTGTGCGATAGGCAGATTTCAGACAAAAAGGGTGAAATTTTAAAAATCCTTAAAACCGATTTTACACTAGAATTCAAACTCAAACTCTTGCACCAGCTGCATGTTCCGCCCAATAACATTTCAGATGCTGAAGAACGCTGGAGTAAACTCATCGAACTCGTTAAAGCAGACGAAAGAGAAAGCGGTAATCGAGAGCAGTATGAAGAAGCGTGGAGGAGTCTCAAAAAAGGATATCAAACATTAAAAGAGTCCGATGAACAAAAATATGAAGAAAAATACATGGAGTTGCTTGCTGTGTTTCGTAATAGGTTAAATTTGATTAGAGAATAGACTATGGCACGGAGACACGATTGATGTACAAGAATCGATTTGGACCGCAAAGCAATCAAAGCAGAGCGCCTGCCAAAACTAGGGCTGACAAATCGTCCCCATCTGTAGTGATAATTGATCACAACAAACCATTCGTCGAATTCCTCGTCCAGCGGTTTAAGGGGCTTGGATATAATTCGCAACCTGTAATTGGGGCAACTTCAGATGAAATTCTTAATGCGTTAGCGAAGGTGGCAGGAATTCGAGCCATATTCATAAATATCCATCTGAGACTCAGCGACCGAGAAAAATTACAGAGTTGTAAAGGGATTGATTTGGCGAAGCACATTAGACTTACCCAATCTCTGTCGGACGATTTGCGCAGGTGTCCTATGGTCATCTACTCTTTTTTCCGGATTTGGGTCCTGCTAAAGACTGATCCAAGAAATGTATTCCTCACTTCACCAGGCATTTCTGTAATCGATGCCACACAAGTTATTCATTTAGAATTACGCAACCATGAATTGCACATCGGAAAGTTTAAATCAAAGGTGACTCCTTTACGCTCGCTTTCATTGTTGACACCTTATCTCAAGCTGGACATGTCGGAAGCCATAACTCTTGAAAAGCATAAAATAGCAAATTGGTGGGGACCGAGTCGCCTGTTAGTCGGGCACAAAATTTTCGTGAATGATCCACAAAGTCTAGATATACAATATGCTGGAAAACAGCTTCAAGATAAGTTCAAAACTCGCAGCGAGGATGTTAGCTCAAAAGAGATTATGTTCATAAATGAACAGTCTATTAAGATTGGATCAAACGAACGAGAGCACCAAATTGTTTCGTACCACGATGGCGTTCAAGGAATTTCCGATACACTTAATAAGATGGTTTTGGCAAAACAACCCGGCGTAACTGAGCGAGACAATCTGAAAACGCTGATAGATAATCTTTGTTCGACGAATGGTATTCCGGGAGTTCAGAAGAAATTCAAGGGCGTGTTGTATATAGATGATGAGATTGATAATGGATGGCTGGATGTTCTTCACATGCTTTTGGGAGAATCATATGTCAAGGCTATAAAATCTTTCGATGAAGCATCAGAGGCGGTAAGGTACACTAATTTACGTGAATACCTTTTGGTTTTGCTTGATCTTAGGCTGCAAGGAGAAACTCAGAATAGATATTCCAATATCATGGATTTCAGCGGAGCCAAACTCCTGAAATTGATAAAGGACCCCAAGCGTGGTGATCCAAGTATGCCAGTAATTATATTCACCGCCTCTTCTCGAATCGAAATCTTGGAACAACTTACCGAATTGGGAGCCGATGGCTTCTGGTCTAAAGAAGGTTTACTGAATTCACCCGATGATGCGTACAGTTTTCGTAACTATTTAAAACTTAGAAGATTGATTTACGAGGCACTTGGCCAGGTCCGCCTGCGTTTAGTTTGGGATAAAATAAAATCCCTTGAACAGAGGACAATTGATGCAGATACGATGGCTTATCTGTATGATGCCTTTTCGTTTCTAAGAATGCGAAAGAAAGTGTGGAACTCCGTCTCAATCAGCAACGAAACAAACTTTGGAGAATCCATTCTTCACTCGTATTTAGCGGCTGAAAATCACTGCAAAGAATTGGTTAAAAACCTTCCTTGGGAAGAGCCATCAGTAGTCCCAGGTATAATTGAAGGCGGTTTTAAGAATATGGTCACGGCATTGTCGAATCGTAACGTCATTAATCTAAGTCATGAAAATGCTTTAATGGCACTGAGTAACTTACGGAATACGGTCGCTCATTCTTCGAGTGAAACGACTGCGACTTTTGAAAATGCAATCAATTCAATAAACCATGTTATTACGTTCTTATTAGCAAAGGGGTAAGAAAAAGCAATAGAGGAAAGCTGAGTGTGACGCAATAAGGTGAAGAAATCAGAATCTAAGGAACAGCGTGTAGCAGAGTTCTCGACTCAAAAGTCGCAGATACTTTTTATATGGAACACATATCCATATTCTATGTCCTTGGCAGATACTTTTGGCAGACAATCTTTAGCCCTCTCCGAAAAAGAAGTTGCCGACATCGACATTTCTAACTGTTCTTTTATAGTAATTCTTGCGGAACTAGATTGGAATGGGAAGAAACTTTCCGATTTTTACGGAGTGGAAATTTTGAAAAAACTTCGTGCAGAACGGCATATGACTGCGCAGGTTTTATTCTGTTCGTTCCTACCTGAAGAATACTTTTACTTGCCCACGCATCATGGACGATTTGATATACTTAAAACCTCAGGGCATCACTTCTGTCAGCTTCCCGCAGACTTAAAGACAACTCTATCTAAGCTGAACATGGAACCGATCGACATAGAGACCCTAGAGGACATTGTGGATAGTACTTGTGGTCTCAAAGGTCTGTTGTTTGAAAGGATCCATGATCTAAAGAATTCCGTCATGATATCCGAACAACATCAAGCTATGCCACTTGAGAAGTTCAATCAAATGATCACTGATGCCGTTGAGACTGCCAAGGGAAAGATTTCAAGTTTGTTTTTTGACGACACAGGAGTCTTACGAGTCTTTAGCGAAATAGTTAAGGAAATAAACTCTAAAGTGAAATCTGAACAAGATTACTCATCGGTGACAGATATTATAAGTAATTCCGAGGGGCGTTTGCAGGTGCTTTTGCCGTCTCAAGAACAAAAGACTGTCTCTTCTCTGACAGGAGAGAGGCCTCCATGGAAGATTTTGTTCGTTGATGATAAGGAAGTTAGCCGCCAAAGGATACGTGAGGAATTTGAAAAACGAAACATCACTTGTGAAATTGCCTGCACAGCGGAGGAAGTTTTTAAGATACTTGATGATGATGTTGGCAGAAATTTGATTACTGCATTGATTGTTGATTACCGTCTCCTTACCCCTGACGGGCGATGGCAGGACATGCAAGGATATTCGATTATACGGAATGTCCACAGTAATAAATCAAACTTTCTCGCATACTTCGGGTTGACATTCGCAAATCGAGAGGCCCTTCTCAGAATTCAGAGCAGGTATCAGATACGCGTCGTCCAATGCTCGAAGGAGGATTTAACCTCGCCCGGAACATTCAACATGTTCGAAAGAATCAAAGAGGAGGCAGAAAAGACATATAAGGCCGTTTGCGGCCTGCCAACTCTTGGAGCTTGGCACAAAAAAGCAAGAAAAAATGTAAAACCATTGAAAATG contains the following coding sequences:
- a CDS encoding response regulator, yielding MYKNRFGPQSNQSRAPAKTRADKSSPSVVIIDHNKPFVEFLVQRFKGLGYNSQPVIGATSDEILNALAKVAGIRAIFINIHLRLSDREKLQSCKGIDLAKHIRLTQSLSDDLRRCPMVIYSFFRIWVLLKTDPRNVFLTSPGISVIDATQVIHLELRNHELHIGKFKSKVTPLRSLSLLTPYLKLDMSEAITLEKHKIANWWGPSRLLVGHKIFVNDPQSLDIQYAGKQLQDKFKTRSEDVSSKEIMFINEQSIKIGSNEREHQIVSYHDGVQGISDTLNKMVLAKQPGVTERDNLKTLIDNLCSTNGIPGVQKKFKGVLYIDDEIDNGWLDVLHMLLGESYVKAIKSFDEASEAVRYTNLREYLLVLLDLRLQGETQNRYSNIMDFSGAKLLKLIKDPKRGDPSMPVIIFTASSRIEILEQLTELGADGFWSKEGLLNSPDDAYSFRNYLKLRRLIYEALGQVRLRLVWDKIKSLEQRTIDADTMAYLYDAFSFLRMRKKVWNSVSISNETNFGESILHSYLAAENHCKELVKNLPWEEPSVVPGIIEGGFKNMVTALSNRNVINLSHENALMALSNLRNTVAHSSSETTATFENAINSINHVITFLLAKG